From a region of the Constantimarinum furrinae genome:
- a CDS encoding arsenate reductase ArsC: MKNVLVLCTGNSCRSQMAHGYLNHFARNKARIYSAGIETHGLNPGAVRTMAEDGIDISGHTSNHVDEYEGISWDFIITVCDHAQENCPYIPAPNAKRLHQNFSDPSKVNGSEKEILEAFQKTRSEIKAYCKAFVEKYIS; encoded by the coding sequence ATGAAAAACGTATTAGTACTTTGTACAGGAAACAGTTGTAGAAGTCAGATGGCACACGGCTATCTCAATCACTTCGCCCGAAATAAAGCCAGAATCTACAGTGCTGGAATAGAAACCCACGGTCTCAACCCGGGAGCAGTACGCACTATGGCAGAGGATGGAATAGACATCTCAGGTCATACCTCCAATCACGTGGACGAATACGAAGGAATCTCCTGGGATTTTATTATTACGGTTTGCGACCACGCACAGGAGAATTGCCCCTATATCCCCGCTCCAAATGCCAAACGTCTTCATCAAAACTTTAGTGATCCATCAAAAGTCAATGGATCAGAAAAAGAAATCCTTGAAGCGTTTCAGAAAACCAGATCGGAAATAAAAGCCTACTGCAAAGCATTTGTTGAAAAATATATCAGTTAG
- a CDS encoding FIST signal transduction protein: MIAKTFKGRSIEEIKIAFKEHVKDDFIPTLAIVFLSIKHNIEALCDLFQQNGIAVFGATTSGEFIDGDIEEGCITVMLLDINPEYFKLIFMETGDETTFENAKQLGRAGKKAFSNPAFIITSGWLTQDGENIIDGITEGCGSDVTIFGGMAGDDLSLQGPIAFTYGNSSDKGLLGLIIDEDKIEINGIATCGWKAIGTTKTITKSEGNIVYTIDDKPALDMIIKYLGVDFDFDAGNEIVTQIGAYYPLQMERENVAPVMRTAMLANREDRSLICAGIVPQGAKVKFSLPPDFDAIEIVVQECMDVKNDKQPEADALIMFSCVSRLLSFGILIQEEIEQVQNVWNAPMVGFFTYGEFGKSKTGKHEFHNNTCCIVALKEK; the protein is encoded by the coding sequence ATGATTGCAAAAACATTTAAAGGGAGATCCATTGAGGAAATAAAAATCGCCTTTAAGGAACATGTAAAAGACGATTTCATTCCAACCCTTGCCATAGTTTTTCTGTCCATAAAGCACAATATCGAGGCCCTTTGTGATTTGTTTCAACAAAATGGAATAGCTGTCTTTGGTGCTACAACCTCGGGAGAATTTATTGATGGCGACATTGAAGAGGGCTGCATAACCGTCATGTTGTTAGACATCAATCCGGAATATTTTAAATTAATCTTCATGGAGACCGGTGACGAAACAACCTTTGAAAATGCAAAACAACTCGGAAGAGCGGGGAAAAAGGCATTTTCAAACCCCGCTTTTATCATAACTTCGGGATGGTTGACTCAGGATGGCGAAAATATTATAGATGGAATTACAGAAGGATGCGGAAGCGATGTCACGATTTTTGGAGGAATGGCGGGCGACGATCTTTCGCTACAAGGTCCAATTGCATTTACGTATGGAAATAGTAGTGATAAAGGGCTACTCGGACTTATTATTGACGAAGATAAAATCGAGATAAACGGTATTGCCACCTGTGGGTGGAAAGCAATTGGAACAACCAAAACAATTACAAAAAGTGAAGGAAATATCGTATATACGATAGATGACAAGCCTGCACTGGATATGATCATAAAATATTTGGGTGTCGATTTTGATTTCGACGCTGGAAATGAAATTGTAACTCAAATTGGGGCCTATTATCCGCTTCAGATGGAGCGTGAAAATGTAGCTCCCGTTATGCGCACGGCTATGCTGGCAAATAGAGAAGACCGATCACTTATTTGTGCTGGCATTGTTCCTCAGGGCGCCAAAGTTAAATTTTCGCTACCTCCCGATTTTGATGCTATTGAGATCGTAGTACAGGAATGCATGGACGTTAAAAACGACAAACAACCCGAGGCTGATGCCTTGATCATGTTTTCCTGCGTAAGCCGACTTTTATCCTTTGGGATTTTGATACAGGAAGAGATCGAGCAGGTTCAAAATGTTTGGAATGCCCCTATGGTAGGATTTTTTACTTACGGGGAATTCGGAAAATCAAAAACAGGGAAACACGAATTTCATAACAACACCTGCTGTATCGTCGCACTAAAAGAAAAGTAA
- a CDS encoding VOC family protein: MKNRVTGLGGFFFKTKDPDSIKDWYGKHLGLNTDAYGCTFWWKDEDGNKCSTQWSPFKEDTQYFKPSEKQFMMNFRVENLVELLKVLKEEGVTVVGEIEEYEYGKFGWILDPEGNKLELWEPVDSAFL; this comes from the coding sequence ATGAAAAACAGAGTCACAGGATTGGGCGGATTTTTCTTTAAAACAAAGGATCCCGACAGCATAAAAGACTGGTATGGCAAACATTTAGGCCTAAACACCGATGCTTATGGGTGCACGTTTTGGTGGAAAGACGAAGACGGAAATAAATGTTCGACACAATGGAGTCCTTTTAAGGAAGATACTCAATATTTTAAGCCAAGTGAAAAACAATTTATGATGAACTTCAGAGTAGAAAATCTGGTAGAGCTACTTAAAGTTTTAAAGGAGGAAGGAGTCACGGTTGTAGGTGAGATAGAGGAGTACGAATATGGTAAGTTTGGATGGATCCTCGATCCGGAAGGTAACAAATTAGAATTGTGGGAGCCTGTGGACAGTGCGTTTCTTTAG
- a CDS encoding DUF6428 family protein yields MKTQEFLSLLESNKDKALLFEYQQGTLVGANYHITEIKHIQIDSVDCGARSDAWNETVIQLWESPSEIGKTEFMSAFKALGILKKVATIKPFDLSSEVKFEYGNSTFHTAQLFVNDFEISDNTVRIILGVYKTDCKAKDICGVPVTTEQVKTEQFSEVEAACCTPGSGCC; encoded by the coding sequence ATGAAAACACAAGAATTTCTTAGTTTGTTAGAATCGAACAAAGACAAAGCCTTGCTTTTTGAATATCAGCAGGGAACATTAGTAGGTGCCAATTATCATATCACTGAAATTAAACATATACAAATAGATTCAGTGGACTGCGGGGCGCGAAGCGATGCCTGGAATGAAACGGTAATTCAATTGTGGGAAAGCCCATCCGAAATAGGTAAAACCGAATTTATGAGTGCGTTTAAAGCATTGGGCATTCTAAAAAAAGTAGCAACTATTAAACCCTTTGATCTTTCTTCTGAAGTGAAATTTGAATACGGCAACAGTACCTTTCATACGGCACAACTATTCGTCAATGATTTTGAAATCTCTGATAACACTGTTCGTATTATTTTAGGGGTTTATAAAACCGACTGTAAAGCTAAAGATATATGTGGTGTTCCCGTTACCACCGAGCAGGTGAAGACAGAGCAATTCTCTGAAGTGGAAGCGGCTTGCTGCACCCCTGGTAGCGGCTGTTGTTAA
- a CDS encoding ArsR/SmtB family transcription factor — protein sequence MGATKLSIHTAEQIELSEFAKVLAHPARISILQYISRQENCICGDIVDEIGLSQPTISQHLQVIRKAGLLKGTFEGKSICYCLNMEKFKEFQENIQSFFTNTAAQCC from the coding sequence ATGGGAGCTACAAAATTATCTATTCATACCGCCGAGCAGATCGAACTTTCTGAATTTGCAAAAGTACTTGCTCATCCTGCAAGGATATCGATCCTTCAGTACATCAGCAGGCAGGAAAATTGTATTTGTGGTGACATCGTCGATGAAATTGGTTTGTCCCAACCCACTATATCACAACATTTACAGGTCATTAGAAAAGCAGGTCTGTTAAAGGGAACCTTTGAAGGTAAAAGCATTTGTTATTGCCTAAATATGGAAAAGTTTAAAGAGTTTCAGGAAAACATTCAATCATTCTTTACAAATACCGCGGCTCAGTGCTGCTAA
- a CDS encoding EthD family reductase, giving the protein MLKITVLYGHPKDAETFEKYYKEKHLPLAATMEGVEKLELTKVLGTPDGKKGEYYRIAEMYFSSIEQMQETMASPEGQDTVNDLSNFATGGVKVMIGNVES; this is encoded by the coding sequence ATGTTAAAGATCACAGTACTGTATGGGCATCCTAAAGATGCAGAGACATTCGAAAAATATTATAAGGAAAAACATCTTCCGCTTGCGGCAACTATGGAAGGTGTTGAGAAATTGGAGTTAACAAAAGTGCTTGGCACCCCGGATGGCAAGAAAGGTGAGTATTATCGTATTGCTGAAATGTATTTTTCAAGTATCGAGCAAATGCAGGAAACTATGGCCTCTCCGGAAGGACAAGACACCGTAAATGATCTGTCAAATTTCGCCACAGGTGGCGTAAAAGTAATGATAGGCAACGTAGAGTCATAA
- a CDS encoding tetratricopeptide repeat protein gives MKIIYTIAILICFFSCKNPEESKAKLGEVKIEISGNSKAIPQFEKGLLLLHSFEYEDAREAFQKARDIDPQMAMAYWGEAMSYNHSLWSEQDYEAATAVLDKLDQFNYKAGTTLLEQDMINAVKILYKPKTEKNKRDIAYSEYMEKLYKKYSGNHEVAAFYALSLLGSVPEGRDNELYEKGAMISQGILEKNPNHPGALHYLIHSYDDPNHATLALDAAHAYAKVAPDAGHALHMPSHIFVAMGMWDEVIASNIDSYNASIERMKAKKLDNDARGYHAFHWLEYGYLQKDQREKAKQMVKEMQQFVSEDPSIRARVHLVFLKGTYLVETNDWNNEIATIPVDISDLNISIRSQHHFLDGMRAYIANDRKGLDSIIKLSEKDHNRGSFIVTEGAAKLCSNAERGDLTQTDLTQVLVRTHQLKGLLADLDMDLDLAEEHFKKAISLEESLSYSYGPPFIQKPSIELYADWLLEQDRFEEARTNYKLMLKRAPNRKLSVAGLKNTKADVL, from the coding sequence ATGAAAATAATATATACAATCGCCATTCTAATCTGCTTTTTCTCCTGTAAGAATCCTGAGGAATCTAAGGCAAAGTTGGGAGAGGTGAAAATAGAGATCTCGGGAAACTCGAAAGCCATCCCTCAATTCGAAAAAGGATTGTTATTACTTCACTCCTTTGAATATGAAGATGCCCGTGAGGCCTTTCAAAAAGCCAGAGATATAGATCCTCAAATGGCTATGGCGTATTGGGGAGAAGCAATGTCCTATAATCATTCTTTATGGTCTGAACAGGATTATGAGGCCGCAACTGCTGTATTAGATAAGTTGGATCAATTCAACTATAAAGCAGGCACTACACTATTGGAACAGGACATGATAAACGCGGTTAAGATCCTCTATAAGCCAAAGACCGAAAAAAATAAAAGGGATATCGCCTATTCTGAATATATGGAAAAGCTTTATAAAAAGTATTCCGGAAATCACGAAGTAGCTGCTTTTTATGCGTTGTCATTATTAGGTTCTGTTCCCGAAGGTCGGGATAACGAATTATATGAAAAGGGTGCTATGATCTCTCAGGGAATTCTCGAGAAAAATCCAAATCATCCCGGGGCTCTGCATTATCTCATTCATTCTTATGACGATCCCAACCATGCAACACTTGCTTTGGATGCGGCTCACGCGTATGCAAAGGTCGCCCCCGACGCCGGTCATGCGCTTCATATGCCTTCGCACATCTTTGTTGCCATGGGAATGTGGGATGAAGTGATCGCTTCAAACATTGATTCGTACAATGCGAGTATAGAGCGTATGAAAGCAAAGAAGCTTGACAATGATGCCAGGGGGTATCATGCTTTTCATTGGCTGGAATACGGGTATCTTCAAAAAGACCAGCGTGAAAAGGCTAAACAGATGGTAAAAGAGATGCAACAATTTGTTTCTGAAGATCCCTCCATTAGGGCTAGAGTCCATTTAGTATTCTTAAAGGGTACCTATTTGGTGGAAACAAACGATTGGAACAATGAGATTGCAACTATACCGGTGGATATTTCAGACTTGAATATTTCGATCCGCTCTCAACATCATTTTCTCGACGGAATGCGAGCATATATCGCAAATGACCGCAAAGGCTTGGATAGTATCATAAAATTATCTGAAAAAGATCATAATCGCGGTTCATTTATAGTAACTGAAGGTGCTGCAAAACTTTGCTCAAATGCTGAACGGGGTGATCTTACCCAAACGGATCTAACTCAAGTGCTAGTGCGTACTCATCAATTAAAAGGATTGCTGGCAGACTTGGATATGGATTTGGATTTGGCAGAGGAACACTTTAAAAAAGCCATATCATTGGAAGAAAGTCTGAGTTATAGTTATGGCCCACCCTTTATTCAGAAACCATCCATAGAACTTTATGCCGATTGGCTTTTGGAACAAGATCGTTTTGAAGAAGCTCGTACGAATTATAAATTAATGCTGAAACGTGCTCCAAATCGAAAATTATCTGTAGCCGGTTTAAAAAATACAAAAGCAGACGTACTATGA
- a CDS encoding FIST signal transduction protein, giving the protein MRSKSIHGASILELKNALENCLTDGFTPTVAVVFISVKQDREAVRQLFKDNNIEILGATSCGEFTNGNETKGEIGILLMEMPKAYYKIFFQPIGEGNIQDAVSQLADQAQNMFSNPSLIVCATGLNEKGAFFNGDEFVTRLEESLGPEKLFFGGLAGDDWNLKGTYIFTQDEETDNGISALVLNADNIELKGMAITGWKPMGISRMVTKSKGHLLLEIDGKPAMDMYLKYLGRTDLEEKEEYDVLRELSFEYPFIVERENNETILKSPMKINQKENGLFMDMEMPVGTKFWFTKPPELDIVEEILEKADLLKNSPNEVADALLIFSCAGRHPALGPFVTEENEGLAELWKTPMAGFFTYGEIGRSYNGKQNFHAGACCWVTLKEKE; this is encoded by the coding sequence ATGAGATCAAAATCTATACATGGCGCATCCATTTTAGAGCTAAAAAACGCTTTGGAGAACTGCCTAACAGATGGTTTTACACCTACAGTTGCCGTTGTCTTTATTTCGGTGAAACAGGATAGAGAGGCGGTACGCCAACTCTTTAAAGATAATAATATTGAAATACTTGGCGCAACATCCTGTGGTGAGTTTACCAATGGCAATGAGACCAAAGGCGAAATAGGTATTTTGTTAATGGAAATGCCCAAGGCCTATTACAAGATTTTTTTTCAACCCATAGGAGAAGGAAACATACAGGATGCGGTTTCCCAATTGGCAGACCAAGCACAAAATATGTTCAGTAATCCATCCCTTATTGTTTGTGCTACTGGCTTAAACGAAAAAGGAGCTTTTTTCAACGGCGATGAGTTCGTCACCCGACTGGAAGAAAGCCTTGGTCCGGAAAAACTATTCTTTGGAGGTTTGGCAGGAGACGATTGGAACCTTAAGGGCACATACATTTTCACGCAAGACGAAGAAACCGACAATGGGATTTCTGCATTGGTGCTCAATGCAGATAACATTGAACTAAAGGGTATGGCCATAACCGGTTGGAAACCCATGGGCATTTCCAGAATGGTCACAAAAAGCAAAGGACATCTGTTGCTTGAAATTGATGGTAAGCCTGCAATGGATATGTATTTAAAATATTTGGGCAGAACAGATTTAGAGGAGAAGGAAGAATATGATGTACTTCGGGAATTATCTTTCGAATATCCCTTTATCGTGGAGCGTGAAAACAACGAAACCATTTTAAAAAGTCCGATGAAAATAAACCAGAAAGAAAATGGACTGTTCATGGATATGGAAATGCCAGTAGGCACCAAATTCTGGTTCACAAAACCACCAGAGCTGGATATCGTGGAAGAAATATTGGAAAAAGCCGACCTCTTAAAAAATTCACCCAACGAAGTGGCCGATGCCCTTTTGATCTTTTCATGTGCAGGAAGACACCCTGCTTTAGGTCCTTTTGTAACAGAAGAAAACGAGGGTCTTGCCGAACTTTGGAAAACACCCATGGCCGGATTTTTTACCTATGGTGAAATTGGGAGGTCATATAATGGCAAGCAAAATTTTCATGCAGGCGCCTGCTGTTGGGTTACATTAAAGGAAAAAGAATGA
- a CDS encoding GNAT family N-acetyltransferase, with product MKIIPFHKSHYRAVAAIYSEGLKTGIASFETTVPSWEEWNTKFLKVCRFVATIEGRVSGWCAISLVSPRDVYKGVAEDSVYVSEKFRNRGIGKTLLLHLIAESEKAGFWTLQAGIFPQNITSIKLHQNCGFRIIGTREKIAKRDDKWYDNVIMERRSKKLI from the coding sequence ATGAAAATCATTCCGTTCCATAAAAGCCATTATAGAGCCGTTGCCGCAATTTATTCGGAAGGGCTGAAAACGGGAATTGCTTCTTTTGAAACCACAGTTCCTTCATGGGAAGAATGGAATACCAAATTTCTGAAAGTCTGCCGCTTTGTAGCAACCATTGAAGGCCGTGTTAGCGGTTGGTGCGCAATTAGTTTAGTGTCACCACGGGATGTCTATAAAGGTGTAGCCGAAGATAGCGTGTATGTTTCAGAAAAATTCCGAAACCGTGGAATAGGAAAAACGCTATTGTTACATTTAATTGCCGAAAGTGAGAAAGCCGGATTCTGGACATTGCAAGCGGGGATCTTTCCGCAGAACATAACCAGTATTAAATTACATCAGAATTGTGGCTTTAGAATTATCGGAACCCGGGAAAAAATAGCAAAAAGAGACGATAAATGGTATGATAACGTGATCATGGAACGTCGGAGTAAAAAACTTATTTAA
- a CDS encoding FIST signal transduction protein, with amino-acid sequence MIAKSIKGNATASIKSELELCMKDGFSPTLAIIFISVAQDRKAIARILDEKGIAIFGCTTNGEFIDEETEKGSAAILLMDMNPDYFQIYFEEYPDKNYRKVANEIAQKAQNKFKNPAFLMGLSGAETDGEEVLKGLEDIIGQDVNAFGGCAGDDYAFTETFVFTNKQESNGGIVCMAIDEANIAVSGIATCGWKAEGTEKTVTKSEGNHVFTVEDTPVLDITTKYGGLENITPDNKDLLVELAANFPLQLQREKGDPVMRPALVVDWTDRSFYTSGTVPQGSKVRFSLPPDFDVMEKVVKGVEELKKNKMPEADAMVVFSCAGRILSLGPMMTEELEGIKNVWKVPMAGMFSNAELGRTKGGNLEMHNLTTCCIALKEK; translated from the coding sequence ATGATAGCAAAATCGATAAAAGGAAACGCTACAGCCTCTATCAAATCTGAATTGGAGCTTTGCATGAAAGATGGCTTCTCTCCTACGCTGGCCATTATTTTTATTTCGGTAGCTCAAGACCGCAAGGCAATTGCCCGAATCCTTGATGAAAAAGGCATTGCCATATTTGGTTGTACCACCAATGGCGAATTCATCGATGAGGAAACCGAAAAAGGTTCAGCAGCCATCCTTCTGATGGACATGAATCCCGATTATTTTCAAATTTACTTTGAAGAATACCCCGATAAAAACTATCGTAAAGTCGCAAATGAAATTGCCCAAAAAGCACAGAATAAATTTAAGAATCCTGCCTTTTTAATGGGGTTGAGTGGTGCTGAAACGGATGGCGAAGAAGTTCTGAAAGGATTGGAAGATATTATTGGTCAGGATGTGAACGCCTTTGGTGGCTGCGCAGGAGATGATTACGCATTTACTGAAACCTTTGTTTTTACAAATAAACAGGAAAGTAACGGAGGCATAGTTTGTATGGCCATTGATGAAGCCAATATAGCCGTTAGCGGCATTGCTACCTGTGGCTGGAAAGCCGAAGGAACCGAAAAAACCGTGACAAAAAGCGAAGGAAATCATGTGTTTACCGTAGAAGATACACCTGTGTTGGATATTACTACTAAATATGGCGGATTGGAAAACATCACCCCCGACAATAAAGACCTTTTGGTCGAACTGGCCGCAAATTTTCCTTTACAGCTACAGCGTGAAAAAGGTGATCCTGTGATGCGCCCGGCATTGGTAGTCGATTGGACAGACCGTTCCTTTTACACCAGTGGAACCGTACCTCAGGGCTCGAAAGTTAGGTTTTCCCTACCCCCGGACTTCGATGTGATGGAAAAGGTAGTAAAAGGAGTGGAAGAATTAAAGAAAAATAAAATGCCAGAAGCAGACGCAATGGTCGTATTCAGTTGTGCAGGAAGAATTCTCTCGTTGGGGCCAATGATGACCGAAGAACTGGAAGGGATCAAAAACGTGTGGAAGGTTCCTATGGCAGGAATGTTTAGCAACGCCGAGCTGGGTAGAACCAAAGGAGGTAATCTCGAAATGCACAATCTCACCACTTGTTGTATTGCTTTAAAGGAAAAATAA
- a CDS encoding TM2 domain-containing protein, which produces MSEENNTEGYDSTKKNTEETAGNVGDEAKSTANEFKEGWNQATNSADNKKLMAGILAIVLGAFGVHKFILGYNKEGIILVVLTVVGIATSCLFFGIFLYMAAGIVGLIEGIIYLTKSDEEFYQTYQVGKKPWF; this is translated from the coding sequence ATGAGTGAAGAAAATAACACTGAAGGATACGACAGTACTAAAAAAAACACTGAAGAAACTGCAGGAAATGTTGGCGATGAGGCTAAATCTACCGCCAACGAGTTTAAGGAAGGTTGGAATCAAGCAACCAATAGTGCAGACAATAAAAAGCTCATGGCAGGTATTCTTGCCATTGTTTTAGGAGCGTTTGGTGTTCATAAATTTATCCTGGGATACAATAAGGAAGGAATTATATTAGTGGTTTTAACCGTTGTTGGGATAGCAACTTCCTGTTTGTTCTTCGGAATATTCCTGTATATGGCAGCGGGTATTGTTGGATTAATAGAAGGAATTATTTATCTAACCAAAAGCGACGAGGAATTTTATCAAACCTATCAGGTGGGTAAAAAACCCTGGTTCTAA